Genomic segment of Bifidobacterium lemurum:
GTAAGATTCCAAGCCTCTTCTCATATTCACACCGCCTCCGACAAGGTCCGCGCGACTCCGGTTTGACCACTCATCATGTCATTCGTCTGTTTCCGGGTTTGCGAAGTCGTGGTCGTCTTCGTCTCCCATCAGCTCGAGGCAGGCGGAGGCTAGAAATAGAACACATCCTCGAATTTTTGGTCGAGCGCGACGCATAGGACAAGCGCGAGCTTGGCGGTGGGGGTGTATTGGCCGGTTTCGATCGAGCTGATTGTATTGCGGGAGACTCCGACAAGTTCCGCCAGCGCGGCTTGGGAAAGGCCTCGCTCGGCGCGAAGTCGCTTGAGGTTGTTGTGCAGGACGAGTTCGTCCTCTCCGCTCGGT
This window contains:
- a CDS encoding helix-turn-helix transcriptional regulator — encoded protein: MRPSGEDELVLHNNLKRLRAERGLSQAALAELVGVSRNTISSIETGQYTPTAKLALVLCVALDQKFEDVFYF